A window of Solidesulfovibrio fructosivorans JJ] genomic DNA:
TTCAAGATGAAAGGCATGGACGGCATGGAACTGCTCAAGACCGTCAAAAGCCTCTATCCCGATATCCAGGTCATCATGATCACCGCCTTCGCCCACCTCGATACCGCCATCGAAGCCTTCCGGGGACAGGTCCACGACTTCTTCCCCAAGCCCTTCAAAATCAAAGACCTCATCGAATCCATCCAACGCGCCCTGGGCCGTCCCTTGGCGTAGGCAGGAACCGGGGGAGGGGACCTTTTTTTGCAAAAAAAGGTCCCCTCCCCCGGACCCCCACCCTCCAAAAAAACTCTTTATGGGCTTCG
This region includes:
- a CDS encoding response regulator, with translation MQAQPPRIMIIDDEKVVGDMLRIHLTKHGCIVETFLSAAPALARLEETPFDLIVTDFKMKGMDGMELLKTVKSLYPDIQVIMITAFAHLDTAIEAFRGQVHDFFPKPFKIKDLIESIQRALGRPLA